From a single Eisenibacter elegans DSM 3317 genomic region:
- a CDS encoding serine/threonine protein kinase: MPKTQLLLGHAPMPSLPSIHHYQLLQILGEGGMGKVYLGVHQRIDRKVAIKELSHSFFSNPAIRERFENEAAVLANLEHPHIVKLYDYVETEATAYLVMEYVEGLALDQYISRFSGPIPESKAVYFFEQLLEAFAYAHQKGIVHRDIKPSNIMITTQGQVKVLDFGIAKITGSSEHHLTQAGTKMGTLYYMSPEQIRAHSVDRRSDIYSLGVTLFEMLTGQCPYSRNLSEFDISLKIVNEPLPRLQMMYPAIAERWQLIIDKATAKNPIKRFQDAAQFARAISGEEPVSPFELRNTQEPPQTIEWVITPTHEEEPEPEDIGAITMPVEEEATTVFTTTNDDKTITRPDVGISPLQNVFGVLTSDSLTFPKGKDLFVKGKPETLALQKLSAVRLQTHREWFTGSMVLGICLYICVVYPHWLTISLALAAMAAAWVLFSQFPTLILVRTDARRLKLTGWPWQYAQAQAMAQALQEVLRGER; encoded by the coding sequence TTGCCTAAAACCCAACTGTTGTTGGGGCATGCGCCTATGCCATCATTACCATCCATACATCATTACCAACTCTTGCAAATATTGGGCGAAGGGGGGATGGGCAAGGTATACCTTGGCGTACACCAGCGCATCGACCGGAAAGTGGCTATTAAGGAGCTGAGTCACAGTTTTTTTAGTAATCCTGCTATCCGTGAGCGATTTGAAAACGAAGCAGCAGTGTTGGCCAATTTGGAACACCCCCATATTGTCAAACTCTACGACTATGTCGAGACGGAGGCTACGGCTTACCTCGTGATGGAGTATGTAGAAGGACTTGCGCTTGACCAATACATCAGCCGGTTTTCGGGACCTATTCCGGAGAGTAAGGCAGTTTATTTTTTTGAACAATTGCTTGAAGCCTTTGCCTATGCCCACCAAAAAGGCATTGTACACCGCGACATCAAGCCGTCCAATATTATGATTACGACCCAAGGCCAAGTCAAGGTATTGGACTTTGGGATTGCCAAAATCACAGGCAGCTCAGAGCACCACCTCACCCAAGCCGGCACCAAGATGGGTACGCTCTACTATATGAGCCCAGAGCAAATACGCGCTCACTCGGTAGACAGACGCAGTGATATTTATTCTTTGGGCGTAACATTGTTTGAGATGCTTACAGGGCAGTGCCCATATTCGCGCAACTTGTCGGAGTTTGACATCAGCCTCAAGATTGTCAATGAGCCGCTGCCCCGGCTACAAATGATGTATCCTGCCATAGCTGAGCGGTGGCAGTTGATTATTGATAAGGCCACAGCCAAAAACCCCATCAAGCGCTTCCAAGATGCGGCACAATTTGCGCGTGCTATTTCGGGCGAAGAGCCGGTATCGCCTTTTGAGCTGCGCAATACCCAAGAGCCACCCCAAACGATAGAGTGGGTCATCACCCCTACGCACGAAGAGGAGCCAGAGCCGGAAGATATAGGGGCTATCACGATGCCTGTCGAAGAAGAAGCGACGACAGTTTTTACAACCACTAACGACGACAAGACCATCACCCGACCTGATGTGGGTATATCGCCCTTACAGAATGTGTTTGGTGTTTTGACCTCCGATAGTCTGACTTTTCCCAAAGGCAAAGACCTCTTTGTCAAGGGCAAACCCGAAACCTTGGCCTTGCAGAAGCTCTCTGCTGTGCGCCTCCAAACACACCGGGAGTGGTTTACGGGCAGTATGGTGTTGGGTATATGTCTGTATATCTGTGTGGTATATCCTCATTGGCTGACAATCAGCCTCGCCTTGGCGGCAATGGCGGCGGCATGGGTTTTGTTCAGCCAGTTCCCGACCTTGATTTTGGTGCGTACAGATGCACGGCGGCTCAAGCTGACAGGCTGGCCTTGGCAATATGCCCAAGCGCAAGCGATGGCGCAAGCACTTCAGGAAGTGCTGAGAGGGGAGCGCTAG
- a CDS encoding peptidoglycan DD-metalloendopeptidase family protein gives MTKAQKVHQILQRYQAAFYCPVPLDKDQKRLLPFAMDTAEQAGIDTLDSEALQTYITTQITENQAWAAFGGYGERRRMYERSPLFRQPDGTYRSIHLGIDIWMPPGTEIYSPWEAEVHSFSFRPALGDYGGVIILEHRIEGVDFYTLYGHLSKNSLASLRPYKGFKRSEAIGRLGDMSENGGWTPHLHLQIMVSLDGLEGDYPGVVAADQAEAYLQNCPNPLYLLNQNLA, from the coding sequence ATGACCAAAGCTCAGAAAGTCCATCAAATACTCCAAAGATACCAAGCCGCTTTTTACTGTCCAGTACCATTAGACAAAGACCAAAAGCGCCTATTGCCCTTTGCTATGGATACGGCTGAGCAGGCCGGTATTGATACGCTTGACTCAGAGGCGTTACAAACCTACATTACTACTCAAATCACAGAGAATCAGGCTTGGGCCGCCTTTGGCGGCTATGGCGAAAGGCGCAGGATGTATGAGCGCAGCCCGTTGTTTAGACAGCCCGACGGAACTTATCGCTCCATACACCTGGGTATAGACATCTGGATGCCACCCGGAACAGAGATATACAGCCCTTGGGAGGCCGAAGTACACAGCTTCTCGTTTAGGCCGGCTCTGGGAGATTATGGAGGGGTGATTATCCTAGAACACCGTATCGAAGGGGTTGATTTTTATACGCTTTACGGCCATTTGAGCAAAAATTCGCTAGCCTCATTGCGTCCATACAAGGGTTTTAAGCGTAGCGAGGCCATAGGTCGGTTGGGCGATATGAGCGAAAACGGAGGCTGGACTCCACACCTGCACCTCCAAATTATGGTATCTCTCGATGGTTTGGAGGGAGATTATCCCGGGGTGGTGGCTGCTGACCAAGCAGAGGCATATCTCCAAAACTGCCCCAATCCGCTGTATTTGTTGAACCAAAACCTTGCCTAA
- a CDS encoding acyl carrier protein yields MSDIAQRVKNIIIDKLGVDAAEVTPEASFTNDLGADSLDTVELIMEFEKEFEISIPDDHAEKIGTVGDAISYLEEHVK; encoded by the coding sequence ATGTCTGACATCGCACAACGAGTTAAGAACATCATTATCGACAAATTGGGAGTGGATGCCGCAGAGGTTACTCCTGAAGCAAGCTTTACCAACGATTTGGGCGCTGACTCACTCGACACCGTAGAGCTTATCATGGAATTTGAAAAAGAATTTGAAATTTCTATTCCTGATGACCACGCCGAGAAAATCGGTACTGTAGGAGATGCCATCTCTTACCTTGAAGAACACGTGAAGTAA
- the fabF gene encoding beta-ketoacyl-ACP synthase II: MNLKRVVVTGLGSLTPIGNNTPAFWEGLRNGVSGAAPITKFDPEKFKTQFACELKNFDVHNFMDKKEARKVDWFVQYALVAVDEAVQDAQLPLNTINKDRVGVIWGSGIGGLRTFQEEVMAFAQGNGTPRFNPFFIPKMIADLSAGHISIRYGFRGMNFTTVSACASATNALVDAFNYIRLGKADVIVSGGSEAAVTEAGIGGFNAMKALSERNDSPATASRPFDKDRDGFVLGEGAGALILEEYEHAKARGAKIYAEIIGGGMSADAHHITAPHPEGIGATNVMIDALRDAQIQPEAIDYINVHGTSTPLGDVSEAQAIERVFGEHAYKLNISSTKSMTGHLLGAAGAVESIACILAIQHQMIPPTINHFADDESFNSRLNFTFNTAQAREVRYALSNTFGFGGHNFSVIFKKLDE; the protein is encoded by the coding sequence ATGAACCTCAAACGCGTTGTAGTAACCGGGTTAGGCTCACTCACACCGATTGGAAACAATACCCCTGCCTTTTGGGAGGGGTTGCGTAACGGAGTGAGTGGTGCCGCACCCATTACCAAATTTGACCCTGAGAAGTTTAAGACACAGTTTGCCTGTGAGCTCAAAAACTTTGATGTCCATAACTTTATGGACAAGAAAGAAGCCCGCAAAGTAGACTGGTTTGTCCAGTATGCCTTGGTAGCCGTAGATGAGGCTGTCCAAGACGCACAACTTCCCCTCAACACCATCAACAAAGATCGTGTGGGGGTTATCTGGGGGTCGGGCATTGGCGGCTTGCGAACCTTCCAAGAGGAAGTAATGGCTTTTGCCCAAGGCAATGGCACGCCCCGCTTCAACCCATTTTTTATCCCAAAAATGATTGCAGACCTTAGCGCAGGGCATATCTCTATACGCTATGGTTTCCGTGGGATGAACTTTACCACCGTCTCGGCTTGTGCTTCGGCTACCAATGCCTTGGTAGACGCTTTCAACTACATACGCCTCGGGAAGGCAGATGTGATTGTAAGCGGAGGCTCTGAAGCAGCCGTTACTGAGGCCGGTATTGGGGGCTTCAATGCCATGAAAGCGCTTTCAGAGCGTAATGACAGCCCCGCAACGGCTTCGCGCCCCTTTGATAAAGACCGTGATGGCTTTGTCTTGGGTGAAGGCGCAGGAGCGCTCATCCTCGAAGAGTATGAGCACGCCAAAGCCCGTGGTGCTAAGATTTATGCTGAAATCATAGGCGGCGGAATGTCAGCTGATGCACACCACATCACTGCCCCACACCCCGAAGGCATAGGCGCTACCAATGTGATGATTGACGCGCTGCGCGATGCGCAAATTCAACCCGAAGCCATTGATTATATCAATGTACACGGTACTTCTACTCCGCTAGGAGATGTGAGCGAAGCACAAGCCATTGAGCGCGTTTTTGGCGAACACGCCTACAAGCTTAATATCAGCTCCACCAAGTCTATGACAGGGCACTTGCTCGGCGCTGCCGGAGCCGTAGAGTCGATTGCGTGTATCTTGGCGATTCAACACCAAATGATTCCGCCTACGATTAACCACTTTGCCGACGACGAAAGCTTCAATAGCCGCCTCAACTTTACTTTTAATACCGCCCAAGCCCGTGAGGTGCGTTATGCACTGAGCAATACCTTCGGCTTTGGAGGGCATAACTTCTCTGTCATCTTCAAAAAATTGGATGAGTAA
- the rnc gene encoding ribonuclease III: MLVKKIAQLFKRYTPEEKRLRLTIQQLVGFKPFNLSLYQLALRHTSASKVNEIGMRESNERLEYLGDAVLGAIVAEYLFKRYPFREEGFLTEIRSRIVNRESLNEVARKCGLMALIEFEGSRRHFSHKSIGGDALEALVGAVYLDRGYQGARTFVVERILQIHLDLDEVIENNKNFKSLVIEWAQRENKKLRFAIISEKGQKHQREFIAEVYIDDQPIATGSGFSKKKAEQAAAEKSCEILKIG, translated from the coding sequence CTGCTAGTCAAAAAAATAGCGCAACTATTCAAACGATATACTCCTGAAGAAAAAAGGCTTAGACTCACCATCCAACAGTTGGTGGGTTTTAAGCCTTTTAATCTATCGCTCTACCAGCTGGCCTTGCGGCATACCTCAGCTTCCAAGGTCAACGAAATAGGCATGCGGGAGTCTAACGAAAGGTTAGAGTACCTCGGTGATGCTGTTTTGGGCGCTATTGTAGCCGAGTATCTCTTCAAACGCTACCCATTTCGCGAAGAGGGCTTCCTGACCGAAATCCGCTCCCGAATCGTCAACCGCGAATCACTCAATGAAGTCGCACGCAAATGTGGGCTGATGGCCCTGATAGAGTTTGAGGGCAGCCGACGGCATTTTTCTCATAAATCTATTGGCGGCGACGCGCTCGAAGCCCTCGTAGGCGCTGTATACCTCGATAGAGGCTATCAAGGCGCACGCACTTTTGTGGTAGAGCGTATCCTACAAATCCACCTCGACTTGGATGAAGTAATAGAAAACAACAAAAACTTCAAGAGCTTGGTGATTGAGTGGGCGCAACGCGAGAACAAAAAACTGCGCTTCGCCATCATCTCCGAAAAAGGGCAAAAACACCAGCGAGAGTTTATCGCTGAAGTCTATATCGACGACCAACCCATCGCCACAGGCAGTGGCTTTAGCAAGAAAAAGGCAGAACAAGCCGCTGCCGAAAAATCTTGCGAAATACTCAAAATAGGCTGA
- a CDS encoding Lacal_2735 family protein, which yields MFGIFKKKSPIEKLQAQYSRLMQESHKLSHTDRKAADAKAAEAEAIGKQIEALKAQQ from the coding sequence ATGTTTGGAATATTCAAGAAAAAATCGCCCATCGAAAAACTACAAGCGCAGTATAGCCGCTTGATGCAAGAGTCGCACAAGCTTTCCCATACCGACCGCAAGGCTGCCGATGCTAAAGCGGCTGAGGCCGAGGCTATCGGCAAGCAGATAGAGGCACTGAAGGCGCAGCAATAA